The following coding sequences lie in one Stigmatella aurantiaca genomic window:
- a CDS encoding HEAT repeat domain-containing protein has protein sequence MAQPQTASPPSPEPSADPAAREKVELAQGFTFHLLKGIKQIGMYRHNEAKFPEFLGKAQEALAVYTDKHGPLSLKVEQQNLLLLGEPLFAEDTPLPYKFYRDGIRQIIFRPGLTVEELVTFTLIALSEPERGADDVLAQLWRANLEHVEYVVVEGFNVDGASEEEVQVEVDKVVNYLYSRLKTHSDDYLRFARVSTEDLDAKMEGVEQVRGVVVGGTYASDTLKAQLQKEIEQEENERLFPKLVSAVFQVVEGGVDDATLLEEIFVQLLDAMLIQDDFATINQMVLKLRALEQREGADASNIGRLRAYFVQKMGEEQRLTRLGETLKLSRPKNAADITRYLQMLDEHSVITLLTVLETIEVPENRQLLCDVLAPFAKDKPDPFVVRLASDRPQTVRDMVYVLDRSQHPERLKMFGQVLKGRNLLVKLEVMSTIARTRSAEARRMIAEMLNDPISQVRIQAARLLPEFDPEKAFADLIRVVRLPDFEKRTAEERAALYGAIGATGLPSALAVMTQLLAQRPSLLNRGKVLNDKLLAVQGLASAGTIQSYKILQGVVEDKGQPVEVLTAARKAMYQTKKALFGDSSPEEA, from the coding sequence ATGGCCCAGCCCCAGACCGCCAGCCCTCCGAGCCCGGAGCCATCCGCCGATCCTGCCGCCCGCGAGAAGGTCGAACTGGCGCAGGGCTTCACCTTCCATCTGCTCAAGGGCATCAAGCAGATCGGCATGTACCGCCACAACGAGGCCAAGTTCCCGGAGTTCCTCGGCAAGGCCCAGGAAGCCCTGGCGGTGTACACGGACAAGCACGGCCCGCTGTCGCTCAAGGTGGAGCAGCAGAACCTGCTGCTGCTGGGCGAGCCGCTGTTCGCCGAGGACACGCCGCTGCCCTACAAGTTCTACCGGGACGGCATCCGCCAGATCATCTTCCGGCCGGGGCTGACGGTGGAGGAGCTGGTCACCTTCACGCTCATTGCCCTGTCGGAGCCGGAGCGGGGCGCGGACGACGTGCTCGCGCAGTTGTGGCGCGCGAACCTGGAGCACGTGGAGTACGTGGTGGTGGAGGGCTTCAACGTGGATGGCGCCTCGGAGGAGGAGGTCCAGGTCGAAGTCGACAAGGTGGTGAACTACCTCTACTCCCGGCTGAAGACGCACTCGGACGACTACCTGCGCTTCGCGCGCGTCTCCACGGAGGACCTGGACGCGAAGATGGAGGGCGTGGAGCAGGTGCGCGGAGTGGTGGTGGGCGGCACGTATGCCTCCGACACGCTCAAGGCCCAGCTCCAGAAGGAGATTGAGCAGGAGGAGAACGAGCGGCTGTTCCCCAAGCTCGTGAGCGCCGTGTTCCAGGTGGTGGAAGGCGGCGTGGATGACGCCACGCTCCTGGAGGAGATCTTCGTCCAGCTCCTGGACGCGATGCTCATCCAGGATGACTTCGCCACCATCAACCAGATGGTGCTCAAGCTGCGCGCGCTAGAGCAGCGCGAGGGCGCGGACGCGAGCAACATCGGCCGGCTGCGCGCCTACTTCGTCCAGAAGATGGGCGAGGAGCAGCGGCTCACCCGCCTGGGCGAGACGCTCAAGCTGAGCCGGCCGAAGAACGCCGCGGACATCACCCGCTACCTCCAGATGCTGGATGAGCACAGCGTCATCACCCTGCTGACGGTGCTGGAGACCATCGAGGTGCCGGAGAACCGGCAGCTCCTGTGCGACGTGCTGGCGCCGTTCGCCAAGGACAAGCCGGACCCGTTCGTGGTCCGGCTCGCCTCGGACCGGCCGCAGACGGTGCGCGACATGGTCTACGTGCTGGACAGGAGCCAGCACCCGGAGCGGCTGAAGATGTTCGGGCAGGTGCTGAAGGGCCGCAACCTGCTGGTGAAGCTGGAAGTCATGAGCACCATCGCGCGCACACGCTCGGCGGAGGCCCGGCGGATGATCGCCGAGATGCTCAATGATCCCATCTCCCAGGTGCGCATCCAGGCCGCGCGGCTGCTGCCGGAGTTCGACCCGGAGAAGGCCTTCGCGGACCTGATTCGCGTGGTGCGCCTGCCGGACTTCGAGAAGCGGACGGCGGAGGAGCGCGCGGCGCTCTACGGGGCCATCGGCGCCACGGGGCTGCCCTCGGCGCTGGCGGTGATGACGCAGCTGCTCGCCCAGCGGCCCTCGCTGCTCAACCGCGGCAAGGTGCTGAACGACAAGCTCCTGGCGGTGCAGGGCCTGGCGAGCGCGGGCACCATCCAGTCCTACAAAATCCTTCAGGGGGTGGTGGAGGACAAGGGGCAGCCGGTGGAGGTGCTCACCGCGGCGCGCAAGGCGATGTACCAGACGAAGAAGGCGTTGTTCGGGGACTCGAGCCCCGAGGAGGCGTGA
- a CDS encoding HD-GYP domain-containing protein, whose product MAENLKITQGQSENLGEFGREHSEKLQAMARGLVSGLYMLVRSAKMYDPDNAVFQKPLLQLQDLINQILSKEGRLELVGVKDSFYLNNMLVKVDLNSIDNQRYLLTELRAKDVGGFSLTKSITVPELKNFVWIFSKEQTAQVEEDGLAQRKLLNMKVARFSKLREKLSKEDDSLENPNDQKVDRKKYALTIYARAVFFLQKYMESVREGKPMNSAKALRLVQDFVDISYDQKTHFLGMTTTKREEDYLVYHQVNVCLISIVFGAELGLTKPQLRDLGYIALFHDAGMITIPEELATKKGALTPEEKALFQKAPLISVRNILMEKGFSRSTLLRVVTTFEHKTDFGTAVRDSNGNIQMVIPKMNLGVYAKIISICAAYDALTSKRPYRDAYGPDVALMLMWTELRSKFDPELLQVFMRVMAIQPVKVLSKRQQNVSLSGV is encoded by the coding sequence ATGGCCGAGAACCTGAAAATCACCCAAGGCCAGTCGGAGAACCTGGGGGAGTTTGGCCGCGAGCACTCGGAGAAGCTCCAGGCCATGGCGCGCGGGCTGGTGAGCGGGCTCTACATGCTGGTGCGGTCCGCGAAGATGTACGACCCGGACAACGCCGTCTTCCAGAAGCCGCTGCTGCAATTGCAGGATCTCATCAACCAGATCCTCTCCAAGGAGGGGCGGCTGGAGCTGGTGGGGGTGAAGGACTCGTTCTACCTGAACAACATGCTGGTGAAGGTGGACCTGAACTCCATCGACAACCAGCGCTACCTGCTGACGGAGCTGCGGGCCAAGGACGTGGGCGGCTTCTCGTTGACCAAGTCCATCACGGTGCCGGAGCTGAAGAACTTCGTCTGGATCTTCAGCAAGGAGCAGACGGCGCAGGTGGAGGAGGACGGGCTCGCGCAGCGCAAGCTGCTGAACATGAAGGTGGCCCGGTTCTCCAAGCTCCGCGAGAAGCTGAGCAAGGAAGACGACTCGCTGGAGAACCCGAACGACCAGAAGGTGGATCGCAAGAAGTACGCGCTGACCATCTACGCGCGCGCGGTGTTCTTCCTCCAGAAGTACATGGAGTCAGTGCGCGAGGGAAAGCCGATGAACTCGGCCAAGGCGCTGCGGCTGGTGCAGGACTTCGTGGACATCTCCTATGACCAGAAGACGCACTTCCTGGGGATGACGACGACGAAGCGCGAGGAGGACTACCTCGTCTACCACCAGGTGAACGTCTGCCTCATCAGCATCGTGTTCGGGGCGGAGCTGGGGCTGACGAAGCCGCAGCTGCGGGACCTGGGGTACATCGCGCTGTTCCACGACGCGGGGATGATCACCATTCCGGAGGAGCTGGCGACCAAGAAGGGGGCGCTGACGCCAGAGGAGAAGGCGCTGTTCCAGAAGGCGCCGCTCATCTCGGTGCGCAACATCCTGATGGAGAAGGGCTTCTCGCGCTCCACGCTGCTGCGGGTGGTGACGACGTTCGAGCACAAGACGGACTTCGGCACGGCGGTGCGGGACTCGAACGGCAACATCCAGATGGTCATCCCCAAGATGAACCTGGGGGTGTACGCGAAGATCATCTCCATCTGCGCCGCGTACGACGCGCTGACGAGCAAGCGCCCCTACCGGGACGCCTACGGCCCGGACGTGGCGCTGATGCTGATGTGGACGGAGCTGCGCAGCAAGTTCGATCCGGAGCTGCTCCAGGTCTTCATGCGCGTGATGGCCATCCAGCCGGTGAAGGTGCTCTCCAAGCGCCAGCAGAACGTGTCACTGTCCGGGGTGTAA
- a CDS encoding DUF5953 family protein produces MSGAPDFIGIIVYAPALVPGDNRPLAVVRGLEGAFPGLRLDWTISDEGKLVQLPLRDAWVGQEMPEGEGFPLVCNGDEGFRVTLHGMGISARSGPGGHPLFDVHAHLPSDAAGIAAAANSLEAIAECSQALWGHATPFKAGVEVSRQIVHSQRKPGVPPRGLPGLKLREDIRSPEIPHHLGWLNYWSAAAARAIGFPDPVRDSDLHLRVRRATMGGWIVQLTDSPLDLDNPVHLDALRRTYERFPEIGGRSAT; encoded by the coding sequence ATGTCAGGTGCGCCCGACTTTATTGGCATCATCGTCTATGCTCCTGCACTCGTGCCCGGCGATAACCGGCCACTTGCAGTGGTTCGCGGGCTTGAAGGGGCCTTTCCGGGCTTACGTCTGGATTGGACGATTTCAGATGAGGGGAAGTTGGTCCAGTTACCTCTGCGTGACGCTTGGGTGGGCCAGGAAATGCCTGAAGGGGAGGGCTTCCCTCTCGTTTGCAACGGTGACGAAGGCTTTCGCGTGACGCTCCACGGGATGGGGATATCTGCGCGGAGCGGGCCAGGTGGCCATCCGTTGTTCGATGTTCATGCACATTTGCCCTCAGACGCGGCAGGCATTGCGGCGGCAGCGAACTCGCTAGAAGCCATAGCGGAATGCTCGCAAGCGTTATGGGGGCATGCGACGCCGTTCAAGGCGGGCGTAGAAGTCTCTCGACAGATTGTTCATTCCCAACGTAAGCCGGGAGTTCCACCACGAGGGCTGCCAGGGCTGAAACTCCGTGAGGACATCCGCTCTCCAGAGATTCCGCATCACTTGGGGTGGCTAAACTATTGGTCGGCCGCTGCCGCACGCGCCATCGGGTTTCCGGATCCGGTTCGAGACTCGGACCTACATTTACGAGTACGGCGCGCGACAATGGGAGGGTGGATCGTGCAACTGACGGACTCGCCGCTTGATCTTGACAACCCAGTTCACTTGGATGCGCTCCGGCGAACCTATGAACGCTTTCCTGAGATTGGTGGGCGTTCGGCTACTTGA
- a CDS encoding DUF6310 domain-containing protein → MAAPEIVVGAVIVVGVVVVGIAIKEALDAYELKGSIPEEVESVPKTKAASRQSSVERHLKPKPSGQDWFPPEPTEPSERERRPECAPKRIAPKGGNALHNRCADNVPFNGYRGANALVNGKAFDALQVVAGVLWEVKTDNFDTYPIELQAVVVRKQAKELRRERELAAACGFDFRVGVRSAAHRAMLEFEDNTLSIVVMDWC, encoded by the coding sequence TTGGCCGCCCCGGAGATCGTTGTAGGGGCGGTGATCGTTGTTGGCGTTGTGGTGGTGGGCATTGCCATCAAAGAGGCTCTGGATGCGTATGAACTGAAAGGAAGTATTCCCGAAGAAGTAGAGTCCGTGCCCAAAACGAAAGCTGCCTCACGACAATCCTCTGTGGAGAGACATCTCAAGCCCAAGCCATCAGGGCAGGATTGGTTTCCTCCAGAACCGACCGAGCCCTCGGAGCGGGAGCGCCGCCCTGAGTGTGCCCCCAAGCGCATTGCACCCAAGGGTGGAAATGCCTTGCACAACAGGTGTGCCGACAATGTGCCGTTTAATGGGTATCGTGGTGCAAATGCGCTCGTCAACGGCAAGGCATTCGACGCGCTGCAAGTCGTCGCAGGCGTGCTTTGGGAGGTTAAGACGGATAATTTTGATACATACCCAATCGAGCTTCAGGCGGTTGTTGTCAGAAAACAGGCGAAGGAGTTGCGGCGCGAGCGCGAACTCGCAGCGGCCTGTGGTTTTGACTTTCGCGTCGGGGTGCGAAGCGCTGCACACAGGGCTATGCTAGAGTTTGAAGACAATACGCTGAGTATCGTTGTCATGGATTGGTGTTGA